One Thermofilum pendens Hrk 5 DNA segment encodes these proteins:
- a CDS encoding AMP phosphorylase, protein MKLKTRILPFESAHYTVVLDQSVAKKLDVRPSDRVLVRFNGKTVVAIANIAKEFSHEHVGVYVNIAKALGISDGDEVEVEATSPPASLQAIRKKLQGLSLESDEIYQVVKDIVDGKLSELELAAFVTAVHFQGMTPSEIYSFTLSMVETGQRLRLKRKPILDKHSLGGVPGDKTSLLVVPIIASLGFTIPKTSSRAITSAAGTADRMEVLAPVNLSIDEIERIVEKTNACLVWGGALNLAPADDIIIRVEYPLGIDPFYIPSILAKKLAVGSTHVVLDVPTGRGTKVKTLEEAKRISQSFFEIARMFGMNLQAVATYAEEPIGHAIGPALEAREALIALRELRPGDLVDKAASLAGTLLEMVGVENGYETAMEALRTGKAEKKLREIIEAQGGDPDVTPEEIPLGDKTYTLYSEEDGFVYYIDNSLLANIGKIAGAPIDKGAGVYIHVKLGEKVRKGDPLLTVYSSSSAKLQAVERILEDSKPVLVGRTAGRRMLLERIQYQPPRQLVLER, encoded by the coding sequence ATGAAGCTCAAAACGAGGATCCTTCCGTTCGAGTCTGCCCACTACACAGTCGTGCTCGATCAGAGCGTGGCGAAGAAACTCGACGTGAGGCCTAGCGACAGAGTACTTGTACGTTTCAACGGGAAAACCGTGGTAGCGATAGCTAACATAGCGAAAGAGTTTTCCCACGAACACGTGGGAGTCTACGTAAACATAGCGAAAGCGCTGGGGATATCGGACGGAGACGAGGTCGAAGTAGAGGCCACAAGTCCGCCGGCATCCCTGCAGGCAATAAGGAAGAAACTACAGGGCTTGAGCCTCGAATCCGACGAGATATACCAGGTAGTAAAGGACATAGTGGATGGAAAGCTGAGCGAGCTCGAGCTCGCAGCCTTCGTGACCGCGGTACATTTCCAGGGGATGACCCCGTCTGAGATATACTCCTTTACGCTCTCAATGGTCGAGACGGGGCAGAGGTTAAGGCTTAAAAGGAAGCCTATACTCGACAAGCACAGCCTTGGCGGTGTTCCCGGGGATAAGACGAGCCTCCTCGTAGTACCGATAATAGCTTCCCTGGGCTTCACAATTCCTAAGACCTCCTCGAGGGCCATAACCTCCGCCGCCGGGACGGCCGATAGAATGGAGGTGCTGGCGCCGGTCAACCTGTCGATAGATGAAATCGAGAGAATAGTCGAGAAGACGAATGCGTGCCTCGTCTGGGGAGGAGCCCTGAACCTAGCCCCTGCTGACGACATCATAATTAGGGTCGAGTACCCCCTCGGGATAGACCCCTTCTACATCCCGTCCATCCTCGCAAAGAAGCTTGCAGTAGGGTCTACGCACGTCGTTTTAGACGTGCCCACAGGTAGGGGTACGAAGGTGAAGACGCTAGAAGAGGCGAAGAGAATCTCTCAAAGTTTCTTCGAAATAGCCAGGATGTTCGGCATGAACCTGCAAGCAGTAGCGACGTACGCGGAGGAGCCCATTGGGCACGCGATAGGTCCAGCTCTCGAAGCTCGTGAAGCTTTAATCGCGTTGCGAGAGCTACGGCCGGGGGACCTCGTCGACAAAGCGGCGAGCCTGGCGGGCACTCTCCTGGAAATGGTGGGGGTGGAGAACGGTTACGAAACGGCTATGGAAGCTCTGAGAACGGGGAAGGCCGAGAAGAAGCTCCGGGAGATAATCGAGGCCCAGGGCGGAGACCCAGACGTTACCCCCGAAGAGATACCGCTGGGAGACAAGACGTACACACTGTACTCGGAGGAGGACGGCTTCGTATACTACATCGACAACTCGTTGCTGGCGAACATAGGTAAGATTGCCGGGGCACCGATAGACAAGGGCGCCGGGGTATACATCCACGTCAAGCTGGGCGAGAAGGTCAGGAAGGGAGACCCCCTGCTTACAGTCTACTCTTCGAGCTCGGCGAAGCTTCAAGCGGTGGAAAGAATCCTCGAAGACTCTAAGCCGGTGCTTGTAGGGCGGACTGCCGGCAGGAGAATGCTCTTAGAGAGGATTCAGTACCAGCCTCCGAGACAGCTGGTATTGGAGAGATGA
- a CDS encoding Rab family GTPase, with translation MIATVKISLCGPGGVGKTSLARKFVEGSYNPQERLTVGIQHFFRKIQLDGRELHVVIWDLGGEHRFRFLAPAFLKGAKGVVYVFDLTREETFLEIDEWRKITESVLGKVPSILIGNKADLEEYRIVPYNLAREYALSKGFLEYFEVSARTGARVEEAFLFLLRTIVQSVRV, from the coding sequence TTGATAGCAACAGTTAAAATTTCCCTTTGTGGTCCCGGGGGTGTAGGTAAGACGAGCCTTGCTAGAAAGTTTGTCGAGGGCTCGTACAACCCGCAGGAACGCCTAACGGTGGGGATCCAGCACTTTTTCAGGAAGATACAGCTAGACGGAAGGGAGCTCCACGTGGTAATATGGGATCTGGGAGGAGAGCACAGGTTCCGCTTCCTTGCTCCCGCCTTCCTGAAAGGGGCTAAAGGAGTCGTATATGTCTTCGATTTAACGAGGGAGGAGACCTTCCTCGAGATCGACGAGTGGAGAAAAATCACCGAGAGTGTACTCGGGAAAGTCCCCAGCATACTGATTGGCAACAAGGCGGACCTAGAGGAGTATAGAATAGTTCCCTACAACCTGGCCCGCGAGTATGCTCTATCGAAAGGCTTCCTAGAGTACTTCGAGGTGTCTGCCCGGACTGGTGCAAGGGTGGAGGAGGCTTTCCTCTTCCTGTTGAGAACAATAGTTCAGAGCGTGAGAGTATGA
- a CDS encoding DUF2153 domain-containing protein encodes MSEFVKLFAANLTNWVEAQKAFLDTVEAVEKNLENADRLELILTTRAAFSHMVKTIEAFDKWLQDPFIVGHMPREMLLDVQRSVWEILKKLLELDIRHTTAFRDMLLKLSEDGKLNPVFFMPRGEQKPEERFRVSY; translated from the coding sequence ATGAGCGAGTTCGTGAAACTATTCGCCGCTAACTTGACTAACTGGGTAGAAGCTCAGAAGGCTTTCCTTGATACCGTTGAAGCTGTCGAGAAAAACCTCGAGAACGCGGACAGGCTGGAGCTTATACTTACGACGAGGGCAGCCTTCAGCCACATGGTTAAGACGATAGAAGCCTTCGATAAGTGGCTCCAGGACCCCTTCATAGTTGGGCACATGCCGCGCGAAATGCTTTTAGACGTTCAAAGGAGTGTGTGGGAAATACTCAAGAAGCTACTGGAGCTGGACATAAGGCACACTACGGCCTTTAGGGACATGTTGCTGAAACTCTCCGAGGACGGAAAGCTAAACCCGGTCTTCTTCATGCCCAGAGGGGAGCAGAAACCGGAAGAAAGGTTCCGCGTAAGCTACTAG
- a CDS encoding UbiD family decarboxylase: MSLKETLKLLESSDKLMRIGGELAPSIEIPWLSIQLSRETDKALLYDRVKGGALSLATNLFYGKLPLVLNAPSVERIIERAARVLHLLSTPAAQPTDKLGLLASLAWIADYYPTVKEAPGGAVRILQGYDVNLLEMPFLKHSREEEYPVLVNPIIVASSRATGDREIASQRVQVVDEKTMVLHVPRGSPLQFLIEKSSRSRSSLDVGILAGTVPALYPASLLTWLTPVDKILLAGVLSESKISVVKTEEGLVIPYPTEVAIIGELEPGDERPEGRMLYENGEVYGGSPMPVVHVKKILLSPSPVFYSSIIHPERSDVAQVYSLVASLLVLLMKSLAPEIQELRFLGHDAFRTVIAKVATHRRERLLSIGGEILFLSAAVNPYVDTVILVGPDVDVEDPTILAKVLLENVDPDRDIIHVDQADAELLPRSSRRGKVIVLANAPGARGASRVESKLEKTPESERLFLELTRKLRGSSS; encoded by the coding sequence TTGTCCCTGAAGGAAACACTCAAGCTTTTAGAGTCCAGCGATAAGCTGATGCGGATCGGCGGGGAGCTAGCACCCTCCATCGAGATACCCTGGCTTTCTATCCAGCTCTCCCGGGAGACGGATAAAGCCTTGCTGTACGACAGGGTTAAAGGAGGTGCCCTCAGCCTTGCGACGAACCTCTTCTATGGAAAGTTGCCGCTAGTTCTGAACGCGCCGTCGGTCGAGCGTATAATCGAAAGGGCGGCCCGAGTGCTCCACCTGTTGAGCACCCCAGCCGCGCAACCAACGGACAAGCTCGGGCTACTGGCTTCGCTTGCGTGGATTGCCGACTATTACCCGACGGTCAAGGAGGCTCCTGGTGGAGCCGTACGCATTCTCCAGGGCTACGACGTAAATCTTCTCGAAATGCCCTTCCTCAAGCACAGCCGTGAGGAGGAATACCCGGTCTTAGTGAACCCCATCATCGTGGCGTCCAGCAGGGCCACAGGTGACAGGGAGATAGCCTCGCAGAGAGTACAGGTGGTAGACGAGAAAACAATGGTACTGCACGTCCCGAGGGGTTCGCCCCTTCAGTTCCTCATCGAGAAATCCTCGCGTAGCAGGTCTAGCCTGGATGTAGGAATACTCGCCGGGACGGTTCCAGCCCTTTACCCAGCGTCGCTTCTAACGTGGCTAACACCGGTGGACAAAATCCTCTTAGCCGGAGTCCTCTCCGAGAGCAAAATCTCCGTAGTGAAGACTGAGGAGGGTCTGGTAATCCCGTATCCAACGGAAGTAGCGATAATCGGCGAGCTGGAACCCGGCGACGAGAGGCCGGAGGGGAGAATGCTGTACGAAAACGGGGAGGTATACGGGGGATCACCAATGCCCGTAGTACACGTAAAGAAGATACTTCTATCTCCAAGCCCCGTGTTCTACTCTTCGATCATCCACCCGGAGAGGAGCGACGTAGCGCAGGTATACTCCTTGGTCGCCAGCCTCCTTGTGTTGCTTATGAAGTCTTTGGCCCCGGAGATCCAGGAGCTAAGATTCCTCGGCCACGACGCTTTTAGAACAGTCATAGCCAAAGTTGCGACGCACAGGAGAGAGCGCTTGCTAAGTATTGGAGGTGAAATACTGTTCCTGTCCGCTGCCGTGAATCCTTATGTCGATACAGTAATCCTTGTGGGGCCGGACGTAGACGTGGAGGATCCAACGATCCTAGCGAAGGTTCTCCTAGAGAACGTCGACCCGGACAGAGACATTATCCACGTGGACCAGGCTGACGCAGAACTCTTACCGCGGAGTAGCAGGCGAGGGAAAGTGATTGTACTGGCGAACGCACCGGGAGCAAGGGGGGCCTCGCGCGTAGAGTCTAAATTAGAGAAAACGCCCGAGTCTGAACGATTGTTCTTGGAGCTTACCCGGAAACTTCGCGGCTCATCATCCTGA
- a CDS encoding DUF5679 domain-containing protein, with amino-acid sequence MSHQKITAYCVKCRKQVEMKNPQQVTLKNGRLAYKGTCPNCGTTVYRFIGRVKQ; translated from the coding sequence ATGTCCCACCAGAAAATAACTGCCTACTGCGTTAAGTGCCGCAAACAGGTCGAAATGAAGAACCCGCAGCAGGTAACCCTTAAGAACGGGAGGCTTGCCTACAAGGGCACCTGCCCCAACTGTGGAACCACGGTCTACAGATTCATAGGGCGCGTAAAGCAGTAA
- a CDS encoding NTP transferase domain-containing protein, translated as MMPVLLAGGNPKRMRPLNEGYHKFMLKISGNPIFFYPLSSLLQAAGQRVILVVDREMQIDWVKEFLREKNYAHVEVRVQPGESLEDAFLTATKDVSDEWFLLVFGDVVAPPEALRMLMETYEESQRPSALVIPRAEMSTYGVAYLSGMSIKKVYPGGDVGDSSFVLGGAFVLPVQFLELVENGSGFFEALNTVVDKMGMDAALWTGSWVAVDYPWDLISALYEILGSSCKSVIHPGARVSPLAVLEGCVIVEEGAYIDHYAVVRGPAYIGRNVLVGKGAFVREYTSLEEGSTVGAFSEVKRSVLEPSATAGSYSLIVDSVLGPYSVAEPRTTVISEIRGEKRIARPLPLQGVLSKKRKLGVFVAPRGRIAAGSVVGPGVLIHGDGRVEEV; from the coding sequence ATGATGCCCGTCCTGCTGGCTGGGGGTAACCCGAAGAGAATGCGGCCGCTCAACGAGGGCTACCACAAGTTTATGCTTAAGATATCCGGAAACCCCATATTCTTCTACCCCCTCTCCTCCCTTCTCCAAGCCGCCGGGCAGAGAGTGATCCTCGTTGTTGACAGGGAGATGCAGATTGACTGGGTCAAGGAGTTTCTGAGGGAGAAGAACTATGCCCACGTAGAAGTGAGAGTTCAGCCAGGAGAGTCTCTCGAAGACGCATTTCTCACGGCGACTAAAGACGTCTCCGACGAGTGGTTCCTTCTAGTGTTCGGGGACGTGGTCGCGCCACCTGAAGCGCTCCGCATGCTGATGGAAACCTACGAGGAAAGCCAAAGACCCTCAGCGCTGGTAATACCGAGGGCTGAAATGTCTACGTACGGCGTCGCCTACCTTTCCGGTATGTCCATTAAAAAGGTGTACCCGGGCGGCGACGTCGGCGATAGTAGCTTCGTCCTGGGCGGCGCCTTCGTGCTACCAGTACAGTTCCTCGAACTCGTTGAAAACGGTTCCGGCTTTTTCGAAGCGTTGAACACCGTTGTAGACAAGATGGGTATGGACGCGGCGCTCTGGACGGGCTCTTGGGTCGCCGTCGACTACCCGTGGGACCTTATATCGGCCCTATACGAGATCCTCGGCAGCAGCTGCAAGTCGGTAATCCACCCTGGGGCGCGCGTGTCTCCCCTCGCTGTACTCGAAGGGTGCGTAATCGTCGAGGAGGGAGCTTACATCGACCACTACGCCGTAGTGAGGGGGCCCGCTTACATCGGGAGGAACGTCCTGGTAGGCAAGGGTGCTTTCGTGAGGGAGTACACGTCCCTAGAGGAGGGAAGCACCGTTGGGGCGTTCTCCGAGGTTAAGCGGAGCGTGCTCGAACCCTCTGCCACTGCTGGGAGCTACTCGTTGATAGTGGACAGCGTGCTTGGCCCCTATAGCGTCGCTGAGCCACGGACAACGGTGATAAGCGAGATACGCGGCGAGAAAAGGATTGCCAGGCCGCTCCCCTTGCAAGGAGTGCTCAGCAAGAAGAGGAAGCTTGGCGTATTCGTAGCGCCTCGCGGGAGGATTGCCGCCGGCTCGGTAGTAGGTCCAGGAGTACTCATCCACGGGGACGGGAGGGTCGAAGAGGTCTAA
- a CDS encoding pyridoxal phosphate-dependent aminotransferase, with protein MGWETSFRLSKAASQLGAEEAFVYLARSLELKRRGVDVVSFGIGQPDFQPPPHVISEAKKAMDEGFNGYGPSLGMPELREAIASFVSEEYGVDVKAEEVAVTVGAKSAIFMAMISLLEPGDEVIIPDPSYPLYESVARFAGAKPVFLRLHRGNGYKVTFEEVEKLVTPKTRMIVLNYPENPVGTTMDQRDVEELVDFSAKRGIVVLSDEIYDHFVYEKKHFSTLQTSSWRDAVYYVNGFSKTFGMTGWRLGYVISNKELISKLSVVANNIYSCPVTFEQIAAAKALKEGLSWFKPILEGYRKRRDLIYREFLSIKGVKVVKPEGAFYIFPDFTEVIREKGLKNERELADRLLEERGVVVLPGTAFPKEGGKGHLRFSFAVSENDIVRGIARIKEWIES; from the coding sequence GTGGGCTGGGAAACAAGCTTTCGCCTAAGTAAAGCCGCCTCCCAGCTAGGAGCAGAGGAGGCTTTTGTCTACCTTGCGCGGAGCCTCGAGCTCAAAAGAAGAGGGGTCGACGTCGTCTCCTTCGGTATAGGGCAACCGGACTTCCAGCCTCCGCCGCACGTGATATCTGAGGCTAAGAAGGCGATGGACGAGGGGTTCAACGGCTACGGTCCAAGCCTGGGAATGCCGGAGTTACGGGAAGCTATAGCGAGCTTCGTGTCAGAGGAATACGGAGTGGACGTGAAGGCGGAGGAGGTAGCCGTTACTGTTGGAGCTAAATCAGCGATCTTTATGGCCATGATATCACTGTTGGAGCCCGGAGACGAAGTAATAATACCTGACCCCTCTTACCCCCTCTATGAGTCCGTCGCACGCTTCGCCGGTGCCAAGCCTGTCTTCCTGCGCCTCCACAGGGGCAACGGCTACAAGGTGACCTTCGAAGAGGTAGAGAAGCTCGTAACTCCCAAGACTAGAATGATCGTTCTAAACTACCCGGAGAACCCCGTGGGCACCACCATGGATCAAAGGGACGTGGAAGAGCTTGTCGATTTCTCGGCTAAGCGTGGCATAGTCGTACTGTCGGACGAGATATACGACCACTTTGTCTACGAGAAAAAGCACTTTTCTACTTTGCAGACGTCGAGTTGGCGCGACGCCGTCTACTACGTGAACGGTTTTTCGAAGACCTTTGGGATGACGGGCTGGAGGCTGGGCTACGTCATCTCTAATAAAGAGCTGATCTCCAAGCTATCAGTGGTCGCCAACAATATCTACTCCTGCCCGGTAACCTTCGAGCAGATAGCCGCTGCGAAGGCCCTGAAGGAAGGCTTGTCTTGGTTTAAACCCATACTCGAGGGGTACAGGAAGAGGAGGGACCTCATATACAGGGAGTTTCTCTCGATAAAAGGCGTAAAAGTCGTAAAGCCCGAGGGGGCTTTCTACATATTCCCGGACTTTACTGAGGTGATACGGGAGAAAGGGCTGAAGAATGAGCGCGAGCTTGCGGACAGGCTACTAGAGGAGAGAGGCGTAGTGGTTCTGCCTGGGACAGCTTTCCCGAAGGAGGGTGGGAAGGGGCACCTAAGGTTCTCCTTTGCTGTGAGTGAGAACGACATTGTAAGGGGCATTGCGAGGATTAAGGAGTGGATAGAGTCCTGA
- the glmS gene encoding glutamine--fructose-6-phosphate transaminase (isomerizing) — MCGIVGIVSEDLNVAPLVVECLRRLEYRGYDSVGVAVLDDGKLFVRKGAGKIDSVDSAKCLKCLHGHTGVGHTRWATHGPPTDENAHPHVDCTGRLAVVHNGILENYRELKSWLQERGHVFRSNTDTEVFAHLVEEYLKEEGDFFKAFKKSLKAIRGSYALAVVTSLEPRKIFFARKHSPLVIGIADGKMFVASDIPAFLEYTNKVVILNDGELGYVEPRGLHLETLEGGVVDVNRRVIVVPWTAELARKEGFPHYMLKEIHEQPRVIAETIRGFGPDYERGAELLSDAEVIYVVASGTSYHASLYFALLTMKIAGKKVIPLISSEYAGYVSSASERDALLAVSQSGETIDTLMAMRAFKERGVRTVSLTNVIGSVISRESDHQVYMKAGPEIGVAATKTFTVQLTALTWLSALIARNVGAMDEKDAESLLERMKKIPDLAEKVINAYSGWCKETGTFMSEKSSAYYLSRGLGLPIALEGALKLKEIAYVHAEGYPAGESKHGPIALVERGFPVVFVSVERELEKKLLGNVEEMRARGAYTIGVVPQDSELRGHFDREVVVPSSDEVAVPILATIPLQLVAYYSAVERGLDPDKPRNLAKTVTVE; from the coding sequence GTGTGCGGTATAGTGGGCATAGTCTCCGAGGACCTGAACGTCGCTCCTCTCGTCGTAGAGTGCCTCCGCAGGCTTGAGTACAGGGGGTACGACAGCGTTGGTGTCGCTGTGCTTGATGATGGGAAGCTTTTCGTGCGTAAAGGCGCCGGAAAGATAGACAGCGTCGATAGCGCTAAGTGTTTGAAGTGCCTGCACGGTCACACTGGGGTAGGGCACACGCGGTGGGCTACGCATGGACCGCCCACGGACGAAAACGCCCACCCCCACGTAGACTGTACGGGTAGGTTAGCCGTTGTACACAACGGCATACTGGAAAACTACAGAGAGCTTAAGAGCTGGCTACAGGAGAGGGGACACGTTTTCAGGAGCAATACCGACACCGAGGTCTTCGCGCACCTGGTAGAGGAGTACCTGAAGGAGGAGGGGGACTTCTTCAAAGCCTTTAAAAAGTCCCTGAAGGCAATAAGAGGAAGCTACGCCTTGGCGGTCGTTACGTCGCTGGAGCCCAGGAAGATTTTCTTCGCGAGAAAACACTCCCCGCTGGTAATCGGCATCGCCGATGGAAAAATGTTCGTTGCATCGGACATCCCGGCGTTCCTCGAGTACACGAATAAAGTCGTTATACTGAACGACGGGGAGCTCGGCTACGTGGAGCCTAGAGGGCTACATCTAGAGACGCTTGAAGGGGGCGTCGTCGACGTGAATAGGCGTGTCATAGTTGTACCCTGGACAGCCGAGCTCGCTAGGAAGGAGGGGTTCCCCCACTATATGTTGAAGGAGATCCACGAGCAACCGAGGGTTATAGCCGAGACCATAAGGGGCTTCGGCCCGGACTACGAGCGCGGCGCCGAGCTTCTCTCAGACGCAGAGGTAATATACGTGGTAGCATCGGGTACGAGCTATCACGCGTCCCTCTACTTCGCCCTTTTAACCATGAAGATTGCCGGGAAGAAAGTTATCCCCCTGATATCCTCCGAGTACGCGGGCTACGTTTCCTCCGCGTCGGAACGCGACGCTCTGCTAGCCGTGTCCCAAAGTGGTGAGACCATAGATACCCTGATGGCCATGAGGGCGTTCAAGGAGAGAGGTGTCAGGACCGTTTCCCTGACAAACGTCATAGGGAGCGTTATCTCTAGGGAGAGCGACCACCAGGTATACATGAAGGCTGGCCCGGAGATAGGAGTAGCCGCAACTAAGACCTTCACGGTGCAACTAACGGCTTTGACGTGGCTTTCCGCGCTTATCGCGAGAAACGTTGGCGCCATGGATGAAAAAGATGCGGAGAGCCTCCTCGAGAGGATGAAGAAAATACCGGACCTCGCTGAAAAGGTTATTAACGCTTATAGCGGTTGGTGCAAGGAAACCGGGACGTTTATGTCGGAAAAGAGTAGCGCCTACTACCTGAGCAGGGGACTAGGGCTACCGATTGCCCTGGAGGGGGCCCTGAAGCTCAAGGAGATAGCCTACGTCCACGCAGAAGGCTACCCCGCCGGGGAGAGCAAGCACGGGCCCATAGCCCTCGTAGAGAGGGGGTTCCCCGTGGTGTTCGTCTCTGTAGAGAGGGAGCTCGAGAAGAAGCTCCTCGGGAACGTTGAAGAAATGCGGGCGAGGGGTGCCTATACTATAGGCGTTGTACCACAGGATTCAGAGCTCAGGGGGCACTTCGACCGGGAGGTCGTTGTACCTTCTTCCGACGAGGTCGCCGTACCCATACTGGCCACAATACCTTTGCAGTTAGTTGCCTACTACTCGGCTGTTGAGAGGGGCTTGGACCCCGACAAGCCTAGAAACCTCGCGAAAACCGTCACGGTTGAGTAG
- a CDS encoding glycosyltransferase encodes MSSSERARVSVIVTVYRHARRLRSLLEALCNQETSFPVEVIVVADEPDEEVLGILREKACVKSLVSENRRGKVRALNEAISLSQGDVLIFLDNDVTVQDRKFVEKIYKWLQDFDVAEIKKIARVDTFIGKLVYYDYMSFGVASYIFEKRVKRCAGLNGAAMAFTRKALKELGGYRNVVLEDMDIGFRSFFHGFRYKYIWDTEVVVDPPSSLREWLNQRLRWSVGAWTWIDDYVFHFSKIASIDYALESFAALFAMFPGGIVYASILLAEGLPLLKLGLLAGSTVGGLFAPLVPVLAIYETVSMFLPPLPLSLVAIAVAYSALVVPIAYRIGYKVKPQHFATYILFYSTLWFTVMLAGFIRVFVFRKRDVTGWQL; translated from the coding sequence ATGAGCTCCTCGGAGAGGGCTCGAGTAAGTGTAATAGTGACGGTCTACCGTCACGCGAGGCGCCTGCGGAGTCTCCTCGAAGCGCTGTGCAACCAGGAAACCTCTTTCCCCGTGGAAGTGATTGTAGTCGCGGATGAGCCGGACGAGGAAGTCTTAGGCATCCTGAGGGAAAAGGCTTGCGTTAAGAGCTTGGTCTCCGAGAATAGGAGGGGGAAGGTTAGGGCTCTTAACGAGGCGATCTCGCTGAGCCAGGGCGACGTCCTGATTTTTCTCGACAACGACGTGACCGTACAGGACAGGAAGTTCGTTGAGAAGATCTACAAGTGGCTACAGGATTTCGACGTAGCAGAGATCAAGAAGATCGCCCGGGTAGACACATTCATCGGTAAACTCGTCTACTACGACTACATGTCATTTGGCGTTGCGAGCTACATCTTCGAGAAGAGAGTGAAGAGGTGCGCTGGCTTAAACGGTGCGGCGATGGCTTTCACGAGGAAAGCTCTCAAGGAGCTTGGCGGTTACAGAAACGTGGTTCTAGAAGACATGGATATAGGCTTTAGGAGCTTCTTCCACGGGTTCAGGTACAAGTACATCTGGGATACCGAGGTCGTGGTAGACCCTCCCTCATCTCTCAGAGAGTGGCTTAACCAGAGGCTAAGGTGGTCTGTGGGTGCTTGGACCTGGATAGATGACTACGTGTTCCACTTCTCGAAAATAGCGAGCATCGATTACGCGCTGGAGAGCTTCGCTGCGCTTTTCGCAATGTTTCCCGGAGGAATCGTCTACGCGTCTATACTACTCGCAGAGGGGCTACCGCTGTTGAAGCTTGGACTGCTCGCAGGATCCACAGTCGGCGGACTCTTCGCGCCGCTCGTACCGGTTCTCGCCATCTACGAAACTGTATCGATGTTCCTCCCGCCTCTACCATTATCCCTTGTAGCCATTGCGGTTGCTTATTCCGCCTTGGTAGTACCCATCGCGTACAGGATAGGCTACAAAGTCAAGCCGCAACACTTCGCTACGTATATCCTATTCTACTCCACCCTCTGGTTCACGGTTATGCTGGCAGGGTTCATAAGAGTGTTCGTATTCCGAAAGAGGGACGTCACCGGGTGGCAACTCTAG
- a CDS encoding transcriptional regulator: MAHLKAPCEEISRRVLPAVRSILVRYLYEQEGLTQLQIAKLLGISQSSVSRYLNSQRGLSQRDILEIPSIDEKLRETVHGIVEGKLRGEEALCSICQYIRMMSREVSG, from the coding sequence ATGGCGCACCTTAAGGCTCCCTGCGAAGAGATAAGCAGAAGAGTACTCCCGGCCGTGAGGAGTATACTTGTAAGGTATCTTTACGAGCAAGAAGGCTTAACCCAGCTTCAAATAGCCAAGTTACTGGGGATCAGCCAGTCGAGCGTGAGCAGGTACCTTAACAGCCAGAGAGGTCTCTCTCAAAGAGATATACTGGAGATACCCTCTATAGACGAAAAACTCAGGGAGACTGTACACGGCATCGTAGAGGGCAAGCTAAGAGGAGAGGAGGCTTTGTGTAGCATATGCCAGTACATCAGGATGATGAGCCGCGAAGTTTCCGGGTAA